ACGTCCAATTTCGCTTTAATCGTTCTAGAAAGTGATCATACACTTTTGCAAGTACAGTATGTGCAATAGCGCGAGTAGGTCGCTTCACTTTAGAGAGTCCAGCCGAAGCAAATGTAGGTCGTCCAGTAACTCCAGTAATATTGTGTATAAATTGGGTGCGATTATAGCTTTCACTGCCTTCATGTACTTCCGATTCAACTCGTTTGTTGTTTAGCAGCACGATATCGCTAATCAACTCATAATTATCTTCCTTACCGTTATCTATAAACATTCCCTGCTCATTTTTATCACTTAGGATATACACAAGCGAATAGAGCGGAGAACGAATGTGCTCCACAGCTAGTTTCACTCGATCCTCAGTCATCTGAAGATCGGCACAGAATTGGTAATCACTCTGTTGGTATTCATTTAATTCGTCTAGGAAGCTAACACCTATCGACGTAGAAAATCCAAATTCCTGACCATTGTTCTTTTCCTGTATCAAAACATACAAATCCAATGAGACATTTTTAAACAATTCATTAAGATAACTTTTAACAAGCAACGTAAATTCCGGTAATAGTACATTGGCAATATCATCTGCTCTTGTGACTACTGCGATATTAATTTGTTGATGATAAGTGAATAGCTTACCCATTTCGGCTACACGAACACTTATCATCTTCATCATTTTATTTAATTCGATTAGCAATGATTCATCCTGATAAAACATTTCATGCAGAGAAGCCCGCATTGTTTTTTTATTAGTAGAAGGCTGTGGTAATCGGCAACTATACACATTCGAAAGATGTAGAGTTTCTTCCGAATAGGCGTGAACATAGAGCACTCCTTCGCTATTTTGCCACTTCTGTTCATTGGTAGCATAAATCGCCTGGAGTGCCTCTAAGCTCTTATCCCCTAGAAAGAGAAAAAGCACAGGGTTCTGAATGCTACGCTGTCCGTTCTCACTATCCAGTTGTTTTTCTAAATCCGAAACATAGTGAGTTGCGAACTGTTCAATCAAATCCCTCATGCTTTTCTCCCCTAATTAATTATTGTAATGTTTTGCGCATATCGTTTACTTTAGCCCACACCTTTTTATAAAAACGATACATGTCTTCCCCATTTACATAGTCATCCCGATCGTACTCAAGCTCGTTCTTCGCTTCCTGAAAAGCAGCAGTGATTTCCTCCAGCTTCGTAATCAATTCCTGGGTATCAATCGCTGATGTCATTTGGTCGCTTCGTTTACTCGCTTTACGTTGAAGAGCCGTCATTTGTTTGCCCTCCAAGCTACGGTACTGATTGTAGATAGCAAACTCTACATGCTTGTTCACCTTCATCAAATTGACGAAAGGCTCCCAAGCCTCTTCTTCTTCATCTTTATCATACACGTACAGCGCACCTTTTTTACAAATGGTACCAGTGTATAATGCTTCAATGAATCGATTGATCAGCTCTTCCTCACCTTGGATTGATTGGATGATCTGTTGTAGTTCACTGATTTTACTCTCGATTTCTTCATATTTACGCACTTCCTGCTGAAGTAGACGAATAAGTTCTGGAGAGCGAATTAAATTTTCTTTGGCCATCTCTTCGTTGATGCTACCAAACAGATCCTTTGTATACTCCTGCTCCAATCCCTGCTCCATAAAGCCCTTCAATTCAGCCAGACATCTCTTGATCTCTCCCGGGCTACCTTTAGAAGGATCTTTGTCTAGTTGGTATTTAGCTAAAAAGGCAGTGATTTCAAAAGGCTTTGTAATGATACAGTCGTATCGGTTACTTGTTTTATTTTCACTGTCTTTTTCGACGATGCATCCGAAACGAACAGCTCTGTCAAATAGCTCACGAACTCTAGCATTGTACTCTTTTACGCGAGCATTCAGATACGTTTCTCCCCAAGATTTTTCTGGAATAGGAGATGGTAGGTACGCCCAGTTATGCTTTTCTGATTGGACTAAGTGACGACCAACCCCCTCTTTTTCAAGAATGGTTCGCTCATAGCTCTCCTCATACACTTTTAGTGGAGTATAAGCAAACAAAGGGACACCATTTTTCGTGTTCAACCAGAAAATACGGTTTTTAACTCCGCTCTCCTTAACGGTAAAGCGGGAGCCACTAATTGACGTATTCTGATAGTTCTTGATCCCCTTCAAAATAGAAGGAGCCTGAAGTGGTACAGAAACAAAGCCCCACGAAGGGAAATCCATATTACCTAGATTATTACTGAGATGGAAAACCGGAATGGCCTCTTCATCTAATTTGCTAGCTATTTTTCTTTCTACGATACGATCTAGGGTTTCGTCTTGCCCGTATTTCATCAGCAAAAACTCTTCCATAGAAGTTGTAATCAACTCACTGAACTTATCAGATAAGAAGTCAGAAATAGCACCGACGATATCCACTTCCGTTTCCTTGATCCAATTATCGGAGCGTTTCAGCAATTCAGCAGTGAAATCACGTATTAAATCATCTGTATCCTTCTCATCAATAGTAGTAGCTATAACCTTCGCAATGTCAGGCACACTCACAATATTCCAGTAATAGGTTTTATTCCCGGTGCGATCCAGCTCCTCCCCACCGTTAATGAGGATGTCACCGTTCTTTTCAAAGATTTGATTGAGCGTATTTAAAATCTCCGTAAATACACTATAAATCCGATTATTTTCATCACTTAATCGACGATATAGCTCCTCGTAGAACTCGATCATTTGCTCTAGCTTTTCATGATCAGCAAGGAGCTGGTATTCGGTGATTTTTGCTTCCAAATAGCTATTTTTCTTTCTTTCTTTTGAGATGAATGCACTACGAGCATCACCTAGCTTCTCATTAGCTGTTTCACGCGCTCCCTCAATCTCTCTTGGGAAACCTTCTAGATTCAATTTTAAGCTTTCGATATAAGACAGGACCATTTTAAGTAAGGAAAAGCCTTTATCGGAATGAATCAGACGCGATGCATAAAATGGTCCTTGTTGTGCATGTAAAAATACTCTTGTAATCAGCTCACCAAATGTAGTGGTCAGCTCACCTGGTAGCTGTTTCTTACACTTGATGTATTCCTCTCTCGCTTTAGCCAGATAGCCCTGCTCCAGCTCATGATCGATACTTACAACCTGTTGGCTAATGACATTGGTATAGCTGAGACGCTCACTATTTTCGTAGCCTGGAATAGGTTCAGGAACTCGCTCTTCAAACCTTTTGGAAATCGAGTCGATATCAATGCCTAATTTGCGAGCAAATTTTTCTGCATCCTCCTGTGTAGGAGCAGCGGTAAACATATTCTCCATCTTTTTAAATAATCGATACGCCAAATAAGTAGTCATCTCTTCAATCGGTAGTACCGCAGATGAAGCACCAATTACGTTGTATTGGTAGTTGGCCGCATATGCTTTTGGCATCTGATTAATGTTGGTGCGAATATTACTAATATAATCATGAATCGCAAACTCTTCGCCTGACCGTTTTTCTTCACTAGCCATGAAGTTGGTAATATTCTCTGCCGTAACATTCATGCAGTAATCGTAGGCATTTTCTAATGCTTTACCTTCAAGATTTGTTGCCGAAATAAGATGGCACAGATTGAACGGAGGCATTGGAGAAGAGACGTTTAATACATTGCCGTATTGTTGTTTAAAGCGATCCATACGTTCGTCTGCATTCATCCAATAATCCAGCTCTTTTAACGCTGCATAACCATTTTTCATAATGTAATCGCGCGTATGCGAGCTAAGGCTCTTATTAGACAGGTTAACATCTGGTGTAAACAAATAGCCAAGTGAGTTAACCTTATCTACTCCCGCACTGCCAAATTCCCGTTCCAAAATACCACGAACAATATAGGCAATATCCATGAAGCAACCACTACCGGTTCCACCCGATATACCAGTTAAAATAAATACGATCAACTTCTTGTTAGTGCCCTCGGTAAGCATCTTGATCTTTTTCTCAAGGGTTTGGACTACCTGTGTAATTTTGGTGAATAATAGTAAACGACCTGCCTGTCTAACTCCTGATGCTCCACTAATCCCATCTGTGATCGTCAGCTCAGGCGAGAGCCAATCCGTAATGTACGGTTCTAAAATGCTTCTGTTCTGTAATACTCCACCAATCTCTGGATTGGAAAGCAAAACAAACTCCGAAATGGGATCAAGTCCAATACCCTTGTAGCGCTTGTTACGATCATGCTCATTCGTTTCAAAGGCTACAAATTCAATATTGTCCGGTTTTTCCTTCCGCTTTTTCGATAAAGAATCAACTGGTAGCTTAAAGCGTCTATTAACCTGATATTTTAAACGGAGCAAAGCATCAATCCCCGTTCCACCTAAACCAATAACAAGCATAGGGTTATCAATCGTATCTACACGAATCTTCTCACTAACGATACCCCCGCCTAATGATACATCCAACTGCTGAATATGTTCTCTCACAACTGCTCTCATATAATCGATCCTCTCCTAGATGATGTAGTCAATAAAGACTGATTTGTTTACACCAGAAAGGGTTACCTTGATTCGATCGTTCTTTTTTAATTCCCTTCCTTTACTTGCATCTAGTACTCTTCCAGCCTTTTCAATCTGACATTCAGATTTGTTTTGAATGATAAGCGTGTCATTTTTGCCTGGTACAAAAATGATTTTGTCTGTCTCCTGAAACTCTGGAGCAAGCTGCAACAATTGATGCAATTTGACCTTTCCTTTAAAACCATTTAGTTTTTTATACTGCGGACTCGACTTTTCGCCTGTATCTTCATTGATAATTTCGATAGCCATTTGCCCCATAAATCCTTTGTTTGCCTTCTTCCACATGGACAGTACATATAAAACGATCGCAATAAGTAAAATCAGACCAAGTGTACCACCAACCGTCATCAACCACGGGAATGGCTTTTCTTCCACTGTTGGATTAGTTGTAGGTTGCTGTGCTCCCGTTGCCCCTGTATTTGTTGCATCCACAGTAACAGGCTGCGTTTCTCGATAAAAACTGCTATCCTCCGCTTTAACCTTAATCTCGTATTGATGGGAGGATGGAATAGTAAATTTTCCAGTAAATCCACTACCAGTATTCGTTAGTTCAATTTCATTTGTTTTGTTGTCGGTTAAATCGTTAACCAGCAGCTTTGCTTTCATGCTTTTGTAAAGGTCAGTGCTAGTCATTTTTTGTCCATTACTAACTAGCTCCGCTTTGATTTGGATGTCATCACCAGCTTTATATGTCTTGGTAGGGATTGGCTCCATTGCGAGCTGCAAGTCATAGTTAAAGATCATGTTAATATCAATCTTGTCCTTAGCTACTCCTTTGACCTGTAGCTTCCAATCACCTTGCTGGGGTTTTAACATTTTAACCATGGAATACGCATTTGATTTCGAGAAATGGACTTGGTTAGACGGAATTGGTACCGCCTTACCAGATGGATCAAACAAGTTTACCTGTACGGCATTCTTCGACATGATAGAAATATTTGCTTCCAATACATTGGTATTAGGAATAGAGATCGTTACGTCCTGAAAGGCTCCATTTGAGGTAAGGCTTTTAACAGGAACAACCTTCAGCTTCAAATGATTAGCAAATATCTCGCTTAAAATTTGTGGTAATTTGTCAGCTGTACTTGTTTCAAAAAATTTACCATTCGTATCTGCCGCGATCTGTTGCAGAGTTGTTCTGTTCAATTGACCATCTGCATTAAGTCCAATCGTATAGATTGGGTACCCTTTGCTTTTCGCCACTTTTACCGCATCTTGCAATTTTTGATCTGACATCTGTTGCGTACGGTTGGAATCTTTATTTAGAAAATTGTTCCCATCTGCTAACAACACAACGATAGGAGAATGCGCTGGGTCATGTCCTGCATCTAGGATTTTTACCGCTTCATCGACCCCTACAGAGATATCCGTATAAGCCCCTTTTTGTAAACTATCAATAAAAGCTTTGATTTGTTGCTTATCTTGATCGGACTTAACCTCAACTAGTGCCTTTTCCCGCTCGATTTTATCCGTATAGGCGATGACCCCGATCTTATTCCCCTGAATAGAGGTCATATCCACAAACATTTTCATCGCTTCGTTACTTACTTTGTTTTTATCACTTTGAGTCATGGAATTGCTGACGTCTACAACCAACACAGCGTCCATTTTGTCTCCACCAGTCTGTGCAAAACCAAACGTGGCACCTGTGGTTAGAGAAGCCAACAGAAGTCCCACGCACAATATATGTTGAAAGACTCTCTTACATTGAAGCATGTTATTGAACCTCCGCTACCTAATTTTTTGTAAAAAATACCCATATTTTTGAACAACTATTGCAAAGAATGTGACTATATGACAAGATTACCACTATATTTTACAATAAAAAAGAGAAAAGCAATGTAAGATCCATATAACGTTATACGGACGTATGTACTATTATGTTACATATTTCGACATTGAAGATTTGGAGAATGATAGATGATAACTTATATCTTTTTGGCTATTGCTTTGGTACTACTGGGCTATCGTTTCACTCAACTATGGCTATTTAAACGAAAAAGTAAAACAGAAGCTGAGATGGATCAGTATCTTCATGCCATGTTAAACAATGAAGGTGAACAAAAATGAAGACAAAAACTGGTGTTCAATTCAGGAAGACGATCAAAACAACCCATGCCTTTGAACGTTTAAAATATTGTCCAAAATGTCGTTCCTATTCTGTCTTATGGGATACAGAATGCCCATTTTGCGAAAAAACGGTAACACTCCTTCCGATCCGTGCTGTCTCTGCTGCCACTACTAGACGAAACGTTCAAATTAGCTTTCTTTGGATTGGTCTATTTGTCTGTCTCGGAGCCATTTTTGCTGATACAACGACGAATTTGATACTCGCCTGTAGTGGAGGTGTTCTTTTCTTTGTACTCTTTTGGCTCATGCAGAAGCGTTACGGCTCCTACGAACAAAATGTTCATTTTGAACAATTCATCAACACGGAGCAGGAGAATATAAAAAATGCTCTATATCAACATCTAGAGGATATTGATGCTGATGTAAAGGCAAAAAAATATAAGGATGCCTATGAAAAAATCCGAGAGGTTGGCTACTTTATCGACTCTGATTTAGTAAAAATTCTCAAGGTTAAATATCTTAATCACTTTGTGCTGCGCAAGGACATGGAGCTAGAGTTAGATACGCTGATTCCATCTGATTACAACCATCATTTTATTGCCTATCTTCATGAGGTACTAAAAGTCCAGCCATGGCTAGTAAAACAAGCCGTACTAGATTATGTTATTTCAAATAAGTCGTATATTCTTCAGGAAAGTAATGGTACACAAATCCTTGGTCAGGTCGCAGGTGCATCCCTACGAGTACGAGCTCATATAGAGCACTATCAGGATTTTATTATTGAGTTCATAGAATACTTGCCTAAGGAGCGTTTGATTCGTTTAGCTAAAATGGTTAGTGCGCATCAAGATGGTCATTGGGCCAAATTATATGAAGCTACCAGGAAACAAGTGGATCAGCATTACTCGTTTGATCCCGAACTGAAAGGATTGCTATGAAGAAATTTATTAGCAAACTACTCCCTGTCTATCAACGGTCACTTTGGATACGGAATATCCTACTAGTTCTATTCCTACTAGCTTTAGTAGCCATGGGTGTAAAGATTAGATATAGCCTGAAAAAAATTGATTTATATGAACAAGCAAAGAAGTACTATCAGGAGAAAAATCTACTCGCGGCGGAAGAAAGCTTCGCTAAAGCGGAAGCTATTACTACTATTACGTATGGCGATGAAGTATGGAGTAAGCCATTGTCAGCACTACGCTCGATTCGTCTGAAACTAGAATCCATTTCCCAACAGATTCATTCTGCCATAGGGGATAACAATGTAGAGAATATGCTAGAGTTATATACGACCTATCACACGTTTAAACAGCAATCCCTGCAAGAAGAGCAGTTACTAGTACATTTTTTCACGCAGATTTCAGATGGTCATGCAATCGAAGCTACTGTAAAAAATTATTTCCTTACTATCAAAAAGACCTATACCACATCTATGCAGGAAAACCTAACCAAAAAGATTTATCGTGATGAACGTTTTGTTCATTCCCTTGTCGCCATTCCAGATGAATTTTTTGGTGGGGAAAAGCAGAAGAGACAGGAGCTCATTACCCTATTTCGTTCCTATGATCAAAAGAAATATAGAGATCTAACAAACAGAAATACCTTTGAACAGATAATTGAATCAGCCTCCAGAAGTTTACGTGCCTATAAACAAGTAGATATACAAGCTGATTGGTTAATCACTCTACTAGAAAAGTATGCTAGCTCTGAGATCAGGCGCTCGATACGCAATAAAGACCTAGACACATTTATTGCACAGGCAAAGGCTTATCGTCAGATTAGTGACCTGCTACCTACTGATTCTGAAGCAGTCAGCCTCATTGACCAACATCTCACCTCTCAGCTAAAACAAGCGGAACGTTACACAAAAGCAAACCAGTTTGATAAGGCACGAGAACTGTATCAAAAGCTAAGTGGTCTTCAGGATACATCCCAGCTCGTAACAGAATTAGAAGAACACTGGACGAAGTATGATCCAACTCGCCTATTGAAGGAGAAATATCCAGATAAATCGTTTGGATTAGTCCTCACAGGAGAGAAGCACTGGGGTTCTCTCGTTTATGTAGCCGGTATTTCAGAGGCAGACCAACATCTTCATTTGGCAGCGAAAATGCCTGATGATGATTCTGTTCTGTATTTAGATGAATCATTTGATTCGGATACAAAACTAAAAAACCTCACTATCTCAGATGTATTAATTAGTAAAGAGACCCCCATCATTATTGTGGAAGCAGCAGGTAAAAATCGTCTCTCTACATATTATGGATTTGTTCCTGATTTATCCAAAAAAGATTGGGTAAAGCGATTTGAAATAGCCGCAGATGGATTTGCAGTGGAAGCTCCAGGTTCCGTAATAGTAGAAAATGCAGAGGGCAAAGGGGAAAATGAAGTTGCAGTTTTCAAGCTAGAAGCTGATGGACTTGTATATGAAGAAAAGATAAGGGACTACCTGTCGTCACCGCCTGAAGCTGAGCCTGACACAGATTCGGACACGGAAACAAGTGAGGAAGCTGAACCAAGAACAGAAGAGGCTGAGCCATCGGACAATGACTCACCCCCACATTCCAACAAAAACGCTAAAGTAAATAGCTCTTCTAAAAAATCCATCAATGTTTATGCCGGTCCAGGCGAGGAATATGGTGTAATTGGTGAGATAAAAAAGGGAAGCTCGATTGAGGGTGTAGCTGATCAAAACGGTTGGTACCAAATCTCTTTTAACGGAAATTCTGGTTGGGTACGTCTTGACCAATTGCGTGAAGTGGATACCCAGAGATAAAAAGCAAATTGAAGCCTAGTAGAAATAAGCTGGCATATCCAAAATTCTGCCAGCTTATTTTTGTTTCTACTTTTATAAAAGGAGTTATGAGTTTTTAATCTTAAACTGAGCTAGTAGCTTCTCTAGTTCCTTGACTGTCTCATTCATTCTCATAGAATGATTAGCCATTTCATTTGTAGAAGCTGACTGAGCTTGAATAGATTGTACAGTTTCATTGGTAGACCCAGCTACTTGGGTAGAAGTAGATGATATTTCCGCTAACGATGCATTTATTTCTTCTGTACCTGCTGACATTTCCTCAGTTGTTGCAGATACTTCTTGAATCTGATACGTAATCTCATTTATTTCTTCCACAATAGTAGAGAAGGCTTTGCCTGCTTCATTGGCCGTAATGATTCCTTGTTTTGCCTCTTGCTGCCCCTTCTCCATTACATGAACGGCATCTTTCGAATCCTGCTGGATAAAGGTGATTAAATGATTGATTTCACTTGCCGATTGTTTTGATTCCTCCGCCAGTTTTCTCACCTCATCTGCAACTACAGAGAAGCCCCTTCCAAATTCACCAGCACGTGCCGCCTCAATCGCCGCATTTAGCGCCAATAGATTGGTCTGTTCAGCAATATCAGTGATGGACAACAAAGCTTTATCAATTTGCTGTGTATTAGTCAGCAAACGGCTTATAACAGCCGATGTTTCCTCTACAGAATTATGAATCGTATCCATTTGTGTAATGAATTGTTCCACTACCTGACTGCCCTCTTTTGCCTGTTCCACTGTAGTTATCGCTAATTCAGCAACAGTAGACGAAGATTCGGCAACCCTCTGTACTCCAGTTGACATTTCATCCATAGCCTTAGCACTTTCCTGTATACTAAACATTTGTCTCTGCACTTGTTGATTCACTTCATCAATGGTTACTACAGCGTTACTAGAAATAGCAGAAACATTTTGTGTTTCATGTAGCATATTGTCTGTTGAAGTCATTACCGTATTTGTTGTTGCTTGGACTTTTCCCATCAACTGCTGAAGGTTCTCTAACATGTTATTGAAAGAGGATACGATACTTCCCATCTCATCTTTTGATTCGTAGGAGGTGCGAATGGTAAGATCTCCTTGGGTTACTTGCTTCATATCTGCTTCTAGTAGATCGATAGGATGCTTTATTGATTTGCTGATAATGTAGCCTATAATACTAATAAAGATAACAACTAGTAAGGCTACAATAGCAAACATGATGACCGTAAAATTGGCTTCCTTATAATTTTCAGTTTGGATCTTATCTGCTTTTTCTTGTAGG
This is a stretch of genomic DNA from Brevibacillus laterosporus DSM 25. It encodes these proteins:
- a CDS encoding tubulin-like doman-containing protein; its protein translation is MRAVVREHIQQLDVSLGGGIVSEKIRVDTIDNPMLVIGLGGTGIDALLRLKYQVNRRFKLPVDSLSKKRKEKPDNIEFVAFETNEHDRNKRYKGIGLDPISEFVLLSNPEIGGVLQNRSILEPYITDWLSPELTITDGISGASGVRQAGRLLLFTKITQVVQTLEKKIKMLTEGTNKKLIVFILTGISGGTGSGCFMDIAYIVRGILEREFGSAGVDKVNSLGYLFTPDVNLSNKSLSSHTRDYIMKNGYAALKELDYWMNADERMDRFKQQYGNVLNVSSPMPPFNLCHLISATNLEGKALENAYDYCMNVTAENITNFMASEEKRSGEEFAIHDYISNIRTNINQMPKAYAANYQYNVIGASSAVLPIEEMTTYLAYRLFKKMENMFTAAPTQEDAEKFARKLGIDIDSISKRFEERVPEPIPGYENSERLSYTNVISQQVVSIDHELEQGYLAKAREEYIKCKKQLPGELTTTFGELITRVFLHAQQGPFYASRLIHSDKGFSLLKMVLSYIESLKLNLEGFPREIEGARETANEKLGDARSAFISKERKKNSYLEAKITEYQLLADHEKLEQMIEFYEELYRRLSDENNRIYSVFTEILNTLNQIFEKNGDILINGGEELDRTGNKTYYWNIVSVPDIAKVIATTIDEKDTDDLIRDFTAELLKRSDNWIKETEVDIVGAISDFLSDKFSELITTSMEEFLLMKYGQDETLDRIVERKIASKLDEEAIPVFHLSNNLGNMDFPSWGFVSVPLQAPSILKGIKNYQNTSISGSRFTVKESGVKNRIFWLNTKNGVPLFAYTPLKVYEESYERTILEKEGVGRHLVQSEKHNWAYLPSPIPEKSWGETYLNARVKEYNARVRELFDRAVRFGCIVEKDSENKTSNRYDCIITKPFEITAFLAKYQLDKDPSKGSPGEIKRCLAELKGFMEQGLEQEYTKDLFGSINEEMAKENLIRSPELIRLLQQEVRKYEEIESKISELQQIIQSIQGEEELINRFIEALYTGTICKKGALYVYDKDEEEEAWEPFVNLMKVNKHVEFAIYNQYRSLEGKQMTALQRKASKRSDQMTSAIDTQELITKLEEITAAFQEAKNELEYDRDDYVNGEDMYRFYKKVWAKVNDMRKTLQ
- a CDS encoding vWA domain-containing protein, whose product is MLQCKRVFQHILCVGLLLASLTTGATFGFAQTGGDKMDAVLVVDVSNSMTQSDKNKVSNEAMKMFVDMTSIQGNKIGVIAYTDKIEREKALVEVKSDQDKQQIKAFIDSLQKGAYTDISVGVDEAVKILDAGHDPAHSPIVVLLADGNNFLNKDSNRTQQMSDQKLQDAVKVAKSKGYPIYTIGLNADGQLNRTTLQQIAADTNGKFFETSTADKLPQILSEIFANHLKLKVVPVKSLTSNGAFQDVTISIPNTNVLEANISIMSKNAVQVNLFDPSGKAVPIPSNQVHFSKSNAYSMVKMLKPQQGDWKLQVKGVAKDKIDINMIFNYDLQLAMEPIPTKTYKAGDDIQIKAELVSNGQKMTSTDLYKSMKAKLLVNDLTDNKTNEIELTNTGSGFTGKFTIPSSHQYEIKVKAEDSSFYRETQPVTVDATNTGATGAQQPTTNPTVEEKPFPWLMTVGGTLGLILLIAIVLYVLSMWKKANKGFMGQMAIEIINEDTGEKSSPQYKKLNGFKGKVKLHQLLQLAPEFQETDKIIFVPGKNDTLIIQNKSECQIEKAGRVLDASKGRELKKNDRIKVTLSGVNKSVFIDYII
- a CDS encoding SH3 domain-containing protein, with the protein product MKKFISKLLPVYQRSLWIRNILLVLFLLALVAMGVKIRYSLKKIDLYEQAKKYYQEKNLLAAEESFAKAEAITTITYGDEVWSKPLSALRSIRLKLESISQQIHSAIGDNNVENMLELYTTYHTFKQQSLQEEQLLVHFFTQISDGHAIEATVKNYFLTIKKTYTTSMQENLTKKIYRDERFVHSLVAIPDEFFGGEKQKRQELITLFRSYDQKKYRDLTNRNTFEQIIESASRSLRAYKQVDIQADWLITLLEKYASSEIRRSIRNKDLDTFIAQAKAYRQISDLLPTDSEAVSLIDQHLTSQLKQAERYTKANQFDKARELYQKLSGLQDTSQLVTELEEHWTKYDPTRLLKEKYPDKSFGLVLTGEKHWGSLVYVAGISEADQHLHLAAKMPDDDSVLYLDESFDSDTKLKNLTISDVLISKETPIIIVEAAGKNRLSTYYGFVPDLSKKDWVKRFEIAADGFAVEAPGSVIVENAEGKGENEVAVFKLEADGLVYEEKIRDYLSSPPEAEPDTDSDTETSEEAEPRTEEAEPSDNDSPPHSNKNAKVNSSSKKSINVYAGPGEEYGVIGEIKKGSSIEGVADQNGWYQISFNGNSGWVRLDQLREVDTQR
- a CDS encoding methyl-accepting chemotaxis protein, with the translated sequence MRIFQNLKIRTKLLLIILTSILSFVALSSLGYSGLKKGDEAALGMYEDCLLPIQWLGDLESNFFRVHMNVVEYMITTDEKRNNEIDKIIKELRVENDDLIKKLESTRIPVEEKELYEGFSASFDKLRDLTSKAILLASQNKNAEAYAYYLSELQPSRTEAIVSLDKLLTYLQEKADKIQTENYKEANFTVIMFAIVALLVVIFISIIGYIISKSIKHPIDLLEADMKQVTQGDLTIRTSYESKDEMGSIVSSFNNMLENLQQLMGKVQATTNTVMTSTDNMLHETQNVSAISSNAVVTIDEVNQQVQRQMFSIQESAKAMDEMSTGVQRVAESSSTVAELAITTVEQAKEGSQVVEQFITQMDTIHNSVEETSAVISRLLTNTQQIDKALLSITDIAEQTNLLALNAAIEAARAGEFGRGFSVVADEVRKLAEESKQSASEINHLITFIQQDSKDAVHVMEKGQQEAKQGIITANEAGKAFSTIVEEINEITYQIQEVSATTEEMSAGTEEINASLAEISSTSTQVAGSTNETVQSIQAQSASTNEMANHSMRMNETVKELEKLLAQFKIKNS